Proteins encoded by one window of Winogradskyella sp. PG-2:
- a CDS encoding aminotransferase class I/II-fold pyridoxal phosphate-dependent enzyme yields MLPKKLNKKLNARKANNAFRQLGSSSTLIDFSSNDYLGFSNSEVIFDKVHHYVIDNNLKKNGATGSRLLSGNHSLYAKVETQLSNSHKCEAALVFNSGYDANIGLLSSVPQRGDIIFYDEYVHASIRDGINMSNSKHYKFKHNNLSDLEQKCQAARSRNPKDSEIYIITESVFSMDGDSPNILKLTQLCTAYNANLIIDEAHALGVFKTGLVQKHHLEDDVFARIITFGKGLGCHGAAILGSQNLKDYLVNFSRTFIYTTGLPPHSLATIKMAYEELVIQSSSEKSQIKELQENIDFFKSEIIRLKLNHRFIDCESAIQCCIISGNDNVKSVSERLQNKGFDVKPILSPTVPKNQERLRFCLHSYNSKVEITEVLQLLAIFV; encoded by the coding sequence GTGTTACCAAAAAAATTAAATAAAAAACTAAACGCACGAAAAGCGAACAATGCCTTTCGACAATTAGGTTCAAGTTCTACTCTGATAGATTTTTCATCTAATGACTATTTAGGGTTTTCTAACTCAGAAGTTATTTTTGATAAAGTACATCACTATGTAATTGATAATAATCTGAAAAAAAATGGTGCTACTGGCTCTCGCCTATTATCTGGGAATCATTCTTTATATGCTAAAGTTGAAACCCAACTTTCAAATAGTCACAAATGTGAAGCAGCTTTAGTTTTTAATTCAGGTTACGATGCTAACATTGGTTTATTATCATCAGTACCTCAACGAGGTGACATAATTTTTTATGACGAATACGTGCATGCCTCTATTAGAGATGGTATAAATATGAGTAATTCTAAGCACTATAAGTTTAAGCATAATAATTTAAGTGATTTAGAGCAAAAGTGTCAGGCTGCGCGTAGCAGAAACCCTAAAGATTCAGAAATATATATTATTACTGAATCTGTATTTTCAATGGATGGGGATTCACCAAATATATTAAAGCTCACTCAACTTTGTACAGCATACAATGCAAATCTTATTATTGATGAAGCTCATGCTTTAGGTGTATTTAAAACTGGTTTAGTACAAAAACATCATCTAGAAGATGATGTTTTCGCAAGAATCATAACTTTCGGAAAAGGTTTAGGTTGTCATGGTGCAGCAATCTTAGGTTCACAAAATTTAAAAGATTATCTAGTTAATTTTTCGCGCACTTTTATTTATACCACAGGCTTACCCCCTCATTCTTTAGCTACAATAAAAATGGCTTATGAAGAACTTGTCATTCAAAGCAGTAGCGAAAAATCTCAAATTAAAGAATTACAAGAAAATATTGATTTTTTTAAATCTGAAATTATACGTTTAAAACTAAATCACAGATTTATTGATTGCGAATCTGCAATACAATGTTGTATAATTTCTGGGAATGATAATGTGAAGTCTGTCTCTGAGCGACTTCAAAATAAAGGGTTTGATGTTAAGCCTATCTTATCTCCTACAGTACCTAAAAACCAAGAGCGACTGCGATTTTGTTTACACAGCTATAATTCTAAAGTAGAAATAACAGAAGTCTTACAGTTACTTGCTATTTTTGTTTAA
- a CDS encoding DUF2975 domain-containing protein, with product MNSARTLYLILNIIIFLLLISIGLGIFILTMILFGVKQDFIGIEEDVIIFKTEKMLYVFTFLELVVYVVFVVALWKLRKAIKLLLKKDFYNTELINRMLNSGKLMVLSSVSLWFIDVISNMFFKRKVLIGLSEKTLVYLLIIAIGFFLMLMSTVFRDTKAMKDENDLTI from the coding sequence ATGAACTCTGCAAGAACACTTTATTTGATACTAAATATTATTATTTTCCTTCTACTAATCAGTATTGGTTTAGGGATTTTCATTTTAACAATGATCCTTTTTGGTGTAAAACAAGATTTTATCGGCATAGAAGAAGATGTAATAATTTTTAAAACTGAAAAAATGCTTTATGTTTTCACCTTTTTAGAACTTGTGGTTTATGTTGTTTTTGTCGTTGCGTTATGGAAATTGAGAAAGGCGATAAAACTGTTATTAAAAAAAGATTTTTATAATACCGAACTTATAAATAGAATGCTCAATTCGGGAAAGCTTATGGTTCTTTCGTCAGTTTCTTTATGGTTTATTGATGTGATTAGTAATATGTTTTTTAAACGGAAAGTTTTAATTGGTTTAAGTGAAAAAACATTGGTCTATTTATTAATAATTGCAATAGGATTTTTTTTAATGCTAATGAGTACAGTTTTTAGAGACACTAAGGCTATGAAAGATGAAAACGATTTAACAATTTAA
- a CDS encoding DUF2975 domain-containing protein, translated as MKDNTKLLTYITYGILISAVSVLLNDMREFDFNQFEKFTNWAKSADKNEPWFTSKNAIEWSYYALNAGLFFWGGYLIYGFSYFLSILKEIEDGNYFSDKNIKYFKKIGNIFISYTVSVLILRFLLASIEESTFNFFNELKAEFTFLIPAGLAFYILAEIFEKGKQAEEDNELTI; from the coding sequence ATGAAAGACAATACAAAATTATTAACATATATCACTTATGGTATTTTAATAAGTGCAGTCTCAGTACTTTTAAATGATATGCGCGAGTTTGATTTTAATCAATTTGAAAAATTTACAAATTGGGCAAAAAGTGCAGATAAAAATGAACCTTGGTTTACTTCAAAAAATGCCATTGAATGGAGTTATTATGCTTTAAATGCAGGGCTTTTCTTTTGGGGAGGTTATCTTATTTATGGGTTTAGTTATTTCTTGTCTATTTTGAAGGAAATTGAAGATGGAAATTATTTTAGTGATAAGAATATTAAGTACTTTAAAAAAATCGGAAATATTTTTATTAGCTATACAGTAAGTGTACTAATATTAAGATTTCTTTTAGCTTCAATAGAAGAGTCTACTTTTAACTTTTTTAACGAACTTAAAGCAGAATTTACCTTTTTAATTCCTGCAGGATTGGCATTTTACATTTTGGCTGAAATTTTTGAGAAAGGAAAACAAGCAGAAGAGGATAATGAATTAACTATTTAA
- a CDS encoding DUF2975 domain-containing protein: MKTIGALLVFKILFATISGFILGLALPYISIEPMNIELKYANISMNPRLEFDFVLFLMGLSLFILSELLKEGNRIQQENDLTI; encoded by the coding sequence ATGAAAACGATAGGTGCTTTATTGGTCTTTAAGATTTTATTTGCTACTATTTCTGGTTTTATTCTCGGTTTAGCTTTACCGTACATTAGTATAGAGCCTATGAATATTGAATTGAAATACGCTAATATTTCTATGAACCCTCGATTAGAATTTGATTTCGTTTTATTTTTAATGGGCTTATCACTTTTTATTCTTAGTGAACTTTTAAAAGAAGGGAACAGAATCCAGCAAGAAAACGATCTAACTATATAA
- a CDS encoding helix-turn-helix domain-containing protein, with protein MPIVVNLDIMLVKRGMKSKELAEIIGITPANMSILKSGKAKAMRFSTLESICKALDCQPSDILEYVED; from the coding sequence ATGCCAATCGTAGTTAACTTAGACATAATGTTAGTAAAACGAGGTATGAAAAGTAAAGAACTCGCAGAAATAATAGGGATAACTCCCGCTAATATGTCTATCTTAAAATCGGGTAAGGCAAAGGCAATGCGCTTCTCAACCTTAGAATCTATTTGTAAAGCACTAGATTGTCAACCAAGCGATATTTTAGAGTACGTCGAAGACTAA
- a CDS encoding SOS response-associated peptidase yields the protein MCYSTALRKEREKIEKELRQQISVKFDAKSTYQPYYHLNGFTHGNLQIIKMDTPEIISDASWGLIPDWAIHNPEAFRKKSNTLNARSESIFEKPSYRDSAENKRCLILADGFFEPHHENSKAIAYFCYQPSESNLESNIFLFAGLYNEIDDTTLSATILTTKANDFFMEVHNKGKRMPLVLDPHYFEDWLDDGMSDQEINEIMAKGFTKKEFKAHPVSRDFYKKNIDTNKPYIIEEAQKDTLF from the coding sequence ATGTGTTATTCAACAGCATTACGAAAAGAACGAGAAAAGATAGAAAAGGAATTACGTCAACAAATCAGTGTAAAATTTGATGCTAAATCTACGTACCAACCTTATTACCATCTCAATGGGTTTACACATGGCAATCTTCAAATCATAAAGATGGACACACCTGAAATTATTTCAGATGCGAGTTGGGGATTGATTCCAGATTGGGCTATACACAATCCTGAAGCTTTTAGAAAAAAAAGCAACACCCTTAATGCCAGATCAGAAAGTATTTTTGAAAAACCATCCTATCGCGATAGTGCTGAAAATAAGAGATGTTTAATCTTAGCTGATGGTTTTTTTGAGCCACACCATGAAAACAGTAAAGCTATTGCCTATTTCTGTTATCAACCCTCAGAATCTAACTTAGAAAGTAACATATTTCTATTCGCTGGTCTTTATAATGAGATCGATGATACAACATTAAGCGCTACAATATTAACTACTAAAGCCAATGATTTTTTTATGGAAGTTCATAATAAAGGTAAACGCATGCCTTTAGTGTTAGATCCTCATTATTTTGAAGATTGGTTAGATGATGGTATGAGCGACCAAGAAATTAATGAAATTATGGCTAAAGGGTTCACAAAAAAAGAATTTAAAGCACATCCTGTTAGCAGAGATTTTTACAAAAAGAACATTGACACTAATAAGCCTTATATTATAGAGGAAGCTCAAAAAGATACACTTTTCTAG
- the dinB gene encoding DNA polymerase IV, with amino-acid sequence MNNNRSIVHMDLDTFFVSCERHLDSRLNGKPILIGGTSDRGVVASCSYEARKFGIHSAMPMRMAKQLCPEAIILRGNSGVYTKFSNDVTDVIKENVPLYEKTSIDEFYIDLTGMDKFFGCHKLASELRQRIIKETGLPISFGLSLNKTVSKIATGEAKPNNEIRIISGTEKSFLAPLSIKKIPMVGNVTYKSLCDLGVKRIKTVQEMPMELMHKVLGKNGLSIWKKANGIDNSPVIQYHERKSISAERTFGQDTTDVTKLKGLIIAMAENLAYQLRRGNRLTACVTFKIRYSDFQTHTQQQRIPYSAMDRSIIPVILSLFKKLYHRRLLVRLIGVKFSHLVEGGHQINLFEDNEMYLNLSNAMDKMRERYGDRAVMNAAGMEAKTISRFNPFNGEPPPLLANRHQ; translated from the coding sequence ATGAATAACAACCGCTCAATAGTACACATGGATTTAGACACATTTTTTGTGTCTTGTGAAAGACATTTAGATAGCCGACTCAATGGTAAACCTATACTCATTGGTGGCACTAGTGATAGAGGCGTTGTGGCCTCTTGTAGTTATGAAGCCAGGAAATTTGGAATACACTCAGCAATGCCAATGCGAATGGCGAAGCAACTATGTCCTGAGGCCATTATTCTAAGAGGTAATTCTGGAGTTTACACCAAATTCTCAAACGATGTAACAGACGTTATAAAGGAGAATGTCCCACTTTATGAAAAAACATCTATTGATGAATTTTATATTGATCTCACAGGAATGGATAAATTTTTCGGCTGCCATAAATTAGCATCAGAATTGCGTCAACGTATTATTAAAGAAACAGGCTTACCTATTTCCTTTGGCTTATCACTTAACAAAACGGTTTCAAAAATTGCTACAGGTGAAGCTAAACCTAATAATGAAATTAGAATAATTTCTGGTACTGAAAAATCATTTTTAGCTCCACTTTCGATAAAAAAAATTCCTATGGTTGGTAATGTAACATACAAATCGCTCTGTGATTTGGGTGTTAAACGTATTAAAACCGTACAAGAAATGCCCATGGAACTTATGCACAAAGTTCTTGGCAAAAATGGCCTTTCTATTTGGAAAAAAGCAAATGGCATCGACAATTCTCCTGTAATACAATACCACGAACGTAAATCTATTTCTGCAGAGCGCACATTTGGACAAGACACTACAGATGTAACTAAATTAAAAGGATTGATCATTGCAATGGCTGAAAATTTGGCCTATCAATTACGTCGTGGTAACAGATTAACCGCTTGCGTTACATTTAAGATTCGGTATTCAGATTTTCAGACGCACACACAACAGCAACGTATTCCTTATAGTGCAATGGATCGTAGTATTATTCCTGTGATCTTAAGTTTATTCAAAAAATTATATCATCGTAGACTTTTGGTACGATTGATTGGTGTAAAATTTAGTCATTTAGTAGAAGGTGGTCATCAGATCAATTTATTTGAAGACAACGAAATGTACCTCAACCTCAGCAATGCCATGGACAAAATGCGCGAACGCTATGGAGATAGAGCCGTAATGAATGCTGCTGGTATGGAAGCTAAAACTATTAGCCGTTTTAATCCTTTTAATGGAGAGCCACCACCTTTATTGGCAAATAGACATCAATAA
- a CDS encoding DNA polymerase III subunit alpha, with translation MYLNCHTYYSLRYGTIKPEQLLAIASENGMQTLALTDINTTSACLDIVRLSEKYKVKPILGVDFRNRAQQEFILIAKNNNGFKNINDYLSKFLHNHELKIPERPEKVLGNCFVIYPFQKGKNFKLQSNEFLGISPKDLNHLKFSKWNQFREKLVVLKTVSFQNKKGFNTHRLLRAIDNNTLLSKLPKSEEGNSSDIMLPYNELRETYSEFPKLINNTEQLLKNCSIDFDFETDEPKNQKCLTENEISDYALLEKLTYDGIPYRYGNNIEQKVYQRIEKELDIIKKKGFVSYFLINCKILEYARSKDYYYVGRGSGANSIIAYLLRITDVDPIELDLYFERFINLFRQNPPDFDIDFSWKNRDDITRFIFDNFENTALITVYNTFKFKASVRELGKVFGLPKSEMDMLTKGRYNVNQLDKLSQLVVKYAKYIQGFPNYLGIHAGGILISEQPIHSYCATFMPPKGFATTQFDMVVAEDIGLYKFDILSQRGLGKIKEAVEIIDANYTEQPPIDIHDIKGFKEDERIKDLLRNAKAIGCFYVESPAMRMLLKKLQVDDYLGLVAASSVIRPGVAKSGMMRQYILRYRYPEKRKEAHPVLAQIIPETYGVMVYQEDVIKVAHHFGGLDLGESDMLRRGMSGKFRSRTEFLKVKQKFFNNCKNDGKPYEFVADVWRQIESFAGYAFAKGHSASYAVESYQSLFLKAYYPLEYMTATINNFGGFYSTELYLHEARMHGGIIEAPCINQSFNQAIIKSKTIYLGFMFLQSLESKVINRILKERFKNSAFKSLDDFIERVSISIEQISILIKINAFRFTGINKRELLWEAHLKISKTVIQENVINLFRTEKINYNTPELPSTALETAFDEMELLGFPLCNPFLLLTTKSTGNLRARHLEKLEGKLIIIEGYLITTKNTKTAKGKAMYFGTFLDRDGDFIDTVHFPPIATKYPFRGKGVYKIIGKVMVEFNCVNIEVSELERVAIIEDPRYSVKSLNPTFQNKKSFEDHRIAQG, from the coding sequence ATGTATTTAAACTGTCACACCTATTACAGCCTTCGTTATGGCACCATAAAACCAGAGCAATTGCTTGCTATTGCTTCAGAAAATGGTATGCAAACTTTGGCATTAACAGATATTAATACAACCTCTGCTTGTCTTGATATTGTTCGACTTTCAGAAAAATATAAAGTAAAACCAATACTTGGTGTTGATTTTAGAAATAGAGCACAACAAGAGTTTATTCTTATTGCAAAAAACAATAATGGCTTCAAAAACATCAACGATTATCTTTCTAAATTTCTTCATAATCATGAGTTGAAAATTCCTGAACGTCCTGAAAAAGTTTTAGGCAATTGCTTCGTGATTTATCCGTTTCAAAAGGGAAAGAATTTCAAATTACAATCCAATGAGTTTTTAGGTATTTCCCCAAAAGACCTCAACCATTTAAAATTTTCAAAATGGAATCAGTTTAGAGAGAAGTTAGTGGTCTTAAAAACAGTGTCATTTCAGAATAAAAAAGGATTTAATACGCATCGTTTACTTCGCGCTATAGATAATAATACTTTATTAAGCAAACTCCCGAAGTCTGAAGAGGGTAATAGTAGCGATATAATGTTGCCTTATAATGAATTGCGTGAAACATATTCGGAATTCCCAAAACTCATCAATAATACTGAGCAACTATTAAAAAATTGTTCTATCGATTTCGATTTTGAAACTGATGAACCTAAAAACCAAAAATGTTTAACTGAAAATGAAATTTCGGATTACGCGTTATTAGAAAAACTAACCTACGATGGCATTCCCTATCGTTATGGAAACAATATTGAACAAAAGGTTTATCAGCGTATTGAAAAAGAGCTCGATATCATTAAAAAAAAAGGCTTTGTCTCCTATTTCTTAATAAATTGTAAAATTTTAGAATACGCACGTAGTAAAGATTACTATTACGTTGGTCGTGGAAGTGGCGCCAACAGCATTATCGCGTATTTACTGCGAATTACAGATGTAGATCCTATTGAACTCGATTTATATTTTGAACGTTTCATTAATCTATTTCGGCAAAATCCACCAGATTTTGATATTGATTTTTCATGGAAAAATAGAGATGACATTACGCGATTTATATTCGACAATTTTGAGAACACCGCACTTATTACAGTATACAACACTTTTAAATTTAAAGCATCGGTACGTGAATTAGGGAAAGTGTTTGGTTTGCCAAAATCCGAAATGGATATGCTTACTAAAGGAAGATATAATGTCAATCAACTCGATAAATTATCGCAACTTGTTGTTAAATACGCAAAGTACATCCAAGGATTCCCCAATTATTTAGGGATTCATGCAGGTGGTATTTTAATTTCAGAACAACCTATTCATTCTTACTGTGCCACATTTATGCCGCCAAAAGGTTTTGCTACCACGCAGTTCGACATGGTCGTAGCGGAAGATATTGGTCTTTATAAATTTGATATTTTAAGCCAACGTGGCTTGGGAAAAATAAAAGAAGCCGTAGAAATTATTGATGCTAATTATACTGAGCAACCACCAATTGATATTCATGATATTAAAGGATTTAAGGAAGATGAACGTATTAAAGATCTTTTACGAAACGCAAAAGCTATTGGTTGCTTTTATGTGGAATCTCCTGCCATGCGCATGCTCTTAAAAAAACTACAGGTTGATGATTACCTAGGTTTGGTAGCTGCAAGCTCTGTAATTAGACCTGGCGTTGCAAAAAGTGGTATGATGCGACAGTATATTCTACGTTATCGTTATCCAGAAAAACGTAAAGAAGCTCACCCTGTATTGGCGCAAATTATACCAGAAACTTACGGAGTTATGGTTTATCAAGAAGATGTGATTAAAGTGGCACATCATTTTGGTGGTCTAGATTTAGGAGAATCTGATATGTTACGTCGTGGTATGTCTGGTAAGTTTCGATCACGTACCGAATTCTTAAAAGTGAAACAAAAGTTCTTCAATAATTGCAAAAATGATGGAAAACCTTATGAATTTGTTGCAGATGTTTGGCGACAAATTGAAAGTTTTGCAGGCTATGCTTTTGCCAAAGGTCATTCTGCTTCTTATGCTGTAGAAAGTTACCAAAGTCTTTTTTTAAAAGCCTATTATCCATTGGAATATATGACTGCCACTATCAATAATTTTGGTGGGTTTTATAGTACAGAGCTCTATTTACATGAAGCCAGAATGCATGGCGGTATAATTGAAGCTCCGTGTATTAATCAATCCTTTAATCAAGCTATTATTAAAAGCAAAACTATCTATTTAGGTTTTATGTTTTTGCAGTCTTTGGAGTCCAAAGTCATTAATCGTATTCTTAAAGAACGTTTTAAAAATAGTGCTTTTAAGTCATTGGATGATTTTATAGAGCGTGTCTCAATTTCTATTGAGCAGATATCTATTTTAATTAAAATAAATGCCTTTCGGTTTACAGGAATTAACAAACGTGAATTGCTTTGGGAAGCTCATTTAAAAATTAGTAAAACTGTAATTCAAGAAAATGTTATTAATCTATTTAGAACTGAAAAAATTAATTACAATACACCCGAATTACCAAGTACAGCTTTAGAAACTGCTTTTGATGAAATGGAATTATTAGGTTTTCCATTATGCAATCCATTTTTGCTATTAACAACAAAATCAACAGGAAATTTACGTGCTAGACATCTTGAAAAATTAGAAGGCAAACTTATTATTATTGAAGGCTACTTAATTACTACAAAAAACACAAAAACAGCAAAAGGAAAAGCAATGTATTTCGGAACCTTTCTAGATCGTGATGGTGATTTTATAGATACGGTTCACTTCCCCCCTATTGCTACAAAATATCCATTTAGAGGTAAAGGGGTTTACAAAATAATAGGCAAGGTCATGGTAGAATTTAATTGTGTAAACATTGAAGTTTCAGAATTAGAACGTGTAGCAATAATTGAAGACCCAAGGTATTCGGTAAAATCATTAAATCCAACATTTCAGAATAAGAAGAGTTTTGAAGACCATAGAATAGCACAAGGGTAA
- a CDS encoding XRE family transcriptional regulator — translation MKPIQANIKHLRTLKKMSQERFADELKWSRSMVGSYEEGRSEPPIDRLIDVSNYFDIPIDILVKKDLRKAKDTSFIEVGNKRVLFPVTVNENNEDLIEIVPAKASAGYLSGYDDPEYIEQLQKIKLPFLPTGTHRAFPIKGDSMLPVKDGAFVVAKFLEDIRDIKSGRTYVVLTKDDGLVYKRIYTTDDSGTDLLLSSDNKSYQPYLVSKETILELWEFTCCINTQEYDEKELKLSSIMMMFQELKVELEAIKMM, via the coding sequence ATGAAACCTATCCAAGCCAACATAAAACATTTAAGAACCCTCAAGAAGATGTCTCAAGAGCGTTTTGCAGACGAATTAAAATGGAGTCGCTCAATGGTTGGTTCGTATGAAGAAGGGCGTTCTGAGCCACCAATAGATCGTCTAATAGATGTATCTAATTATTTTGATATTCCAATAGATATTTTAGTAAAAAAAGATTTGCGTAAAGCAAAGGATACGTCGTTTATAGAAGTTGGAAATAAGCGTGTGTTGTTCCCAGTAACTGTAAATGAAAACAATGAAGATTTAATTGAAATAGTACCAGCAAAAGCATCAGCCGGGTATTTGTCTGGCTATGACGACCCGGAATATATAGAACAGCTTCAAAAAATTAAATTACCTTTTTTGCCAACAGGTACACACAGAGCGTTTCCTATAAAAGGAGATTCTATGTTACCTGTAAAAGATGGTGCTTTTGTAGTGGCAAAATTCTTAGAAGATATTAGGGATATTAAGAGTGGTAGAACGTATGTCGTCTTAACCAAAGATGATGGTTTGGTATATAAGCGTATTTATACAACAGATGATAGCGGAACTGATTTATTATTAAGCTCTGATAACAAATCGTATCAACCTTATTTAGTCTCTAAAGAAACTATTTTAGAGCTTTGGGAATTTACATGTTGTATCAACACACAAGAGTATGATGAAAAGGAATTGAAATTAAGCAGTATAATGATGATGTTTCAAGAATTGAAAGTAGAATTGGAAGCGATAAAGATGATGTAG
- a CDS encoding LytR/AlgR family response regulator transcription factor, with protein sequence MKVHKCLIIDDEELARELIETHLTQLDGFELVASCASAIEASKILQQQTIDLMFLDIEMPVLKGTQFFKNLIQKPKVIFTTAYRDYALDGFELNAIDYLLKPITFGRFFKAIEKFLESENTTSQVLPKNNDVIHKDYIYIRNDRKQVKIKFEDILYIESLKDYVKIHLLKNNYVTKHSISAFQKQLDSRFIRVHRSYIVNQNKISAYTKHDIEINTIEIPIGDNYKQKTLDKLVK encoded by the coding sequence ATGAAAGTACACAAATGTTTAATAATTGATGACGAAGAGCTCGCAAGAGAACTAATTGAGACACATCTAACACAACTCGATGGTTTTGAACTAGTCGCTTCTTGTGCAAGTGCTATTGAAGCCAGTAAAATATTGCAACAACAGACAATAGATTTAATGTTTTTGGATATAGAAATGCCTGTTTTAAAAGGTACTCAGTTTTTTAAAAATTTAATTCAGAAACCAAAAGTTATTTTCACAACGGCTTATCGTGACTATGCATTGGATGGATTTGAGTTAAACGCAATAGATTACTTATTGAAGCCCATTACTTTTGGTCGCTTTTTTAAAGCCATAGAAAAGTTTTTAGAGTCTGAAAATACAACCTCTCAAGTCCTTCCAAAGAATAACGATGTAATACATAAAGATTACATCTATATAAGAAATGACCGAAAACAAGTGAAAATTAAGTTCGAAGATATTTTATATATAGAAAGCTTAAAAGACTATGTGAAAATTCATTTGCTAAAAAATAATTATGTGACAAAACACAGTATCTCAGCATTTCAGAAGCAATTGGATAGTCGCTTTATTCGTGTTCATCGCTCATATATTGTTAATCAAAATAAAATATCGGCTTACACCAAACATGATATTGAAATAAATACTATCGAAATCCCAATTGGCGATAATTATAAACAGAAAACATTGGATAAGTTGGTGAAATAA
- a CDS encoding sensor histidine kinase codes for MDSSRNTYHFFNATFFKHTIFWLGVFLYFIVTSDLTYFEAGYIQLFHSTCKILIPQIITAYVCLFVLVPKFLNTKKTALFALWLIILLVVVFSLYIVLHMYLYEPKYYQFFNETTKKYAEESYWERITNFSLFFSKAIKFLTPTALLLMARFYKNQQKYLKLNEQKKTAELTALKHQLNPHFLFNTLNNLYPLALKKSDQTPEVIEKLSDMLDYMLYRTNETFVSLQKEIELIENYLSLEKVRYGKRVKISFENTIIEDVKIAPLLLLTFIENAFKHGVSQELKKAYITIAITVENNQILFSIENSKSKTSIEAIIFR; via the coding sequence ATGGATTCCTCTCGAAATACATATCATTTTTTTAATGCTACATTTTTTAAGCATACTATTTTTTGGTTGGGTGTGTTTCTATATTTTATAGTCACTTCTGACCTAACTTATTTTGAAGCAGGATATATTCAATTATTTCATTCTACATGTAAAATTTTAATCCCACAAATAATAACTGCTTATGTGTGTTTATTTGTACTAGTCCCAAAGTTTTTAAATACCAAAAAGACAGCTTTATTTGCACTATGGCTAATTATTTTATTAGTTGTAGTCTTCTCCTTATATATTGTGCTACATATGTATTTATACGAGCCAAAATATTATCAATTTTTTAATGAGACTACTAAAAAATATGCTGAAGAATCCTATTGGGAACGAATTACAAATTTCTCACTCTTTTTTAGTAAAGCTATTAAGTTTCTGACACCCACAGCATTATTATTAATGGCTCGCTTTTATAAAAATCAACAGAAGTATCTCAAACTTAATGAGCAAAAGAAAACAGCAGAACTTACTGCTTTAAAGCACCAGTTAAATCCTCATTTTTTATTCAACACTTTGAATAATTTATATCCATTGGCGCTTAAAAAATCTGACCAAACTCCAGAAGTCATAGAAAAGTTATCAGACATGCTAGATTATATGTTATATCGTACAAACGAAACTTTTGTATCACTTCAAAAAGAAATAGAATTAATTGAAAATTATCTTTCCTTAGAAAAAGTGAGATACGGAAAGCGTGTGAAAATTTCTTTTGAAAACACTATCATAGAAGATGTGAAAATTGCACCTCTCTTATTACTTACTTTTATCGAAAATGCCTTTAAACATGGTGTAAGTCAGGAATTAAAAAAAGCTTATATCACTATAGCCATTACTGTAGAAAACAACCAAATTCTTTTTTCGATAGAAAATTCTAAATCTAAAACATCAATTGAAGCTATTATATTCAGGTAA